DNA sequence from the Dreissena polymorpha isolate Duluth1 chromosome 3, UMN_Dpol_1.0, whole genome shotgun sequence genome:
tttagaaacacCCACAGCCTTTAAGGAAAAAATATCGACTTTATTCACCATCTTCTTTGATAAATGCTTTCAAAGCAGTGAAAGATGATGGAATGTCCGTTCTCAGAGCATCCAGGACTTATAAGGTGCCAGAAAACACACTCAGGGACAGGGTTTTGGGGAAAGTTGACCCAGAAACAGTTGTAATGGGGAAGGTCCCATTGTTTGATGAGCTTGAAGAGGCCCAAATTGTTAACCATTTCAAAGCCATGGCTGATTTAGGTTATGGTTATACACAGCAGGAGTGTATTGATGTTGCTTTACAGTTTGCTGTGCAGTTGGGTAAGAGGACAGTTGACACACCCCTCTCCATGATGTGGATGAAAGGGTTTCTAAAGAGATGACCAGAAATGAGGGTTGTTAAACCAAGAGCACTTGATCATGTGAGGGCTAAAATGGCGAGTGAAACGATGGTGTCTAACTTCTTTGAAAATTACCAGAAATGTTTACAGAAGCATGATCTCCAAGATAAGCCCCATTTGCTTTACAATATTGATGAGAAGGGTGTATCAATTGATCACAAGCCACCATACATAGTAGCTAGTTCTAACTATCCTGCGCAAGCTGTGACCTCTGGCAAAGGTAAAACAGTTACAATCATTGGCGCTGGCAGTGCAAGTGGTACAGCAGTTCCACCATTCTTTGTTTTCCCGGGCAAGCGGATGAACAGTGACTTGTGGAAAGGGGCATCACCAGGAGTCAGTGGAACAATGTCAGAAAGTGGTTGGTCTAACACCCAGGTTTTCATTAAGTATCTGACCAAACACTTCATACAATTTATGCCTGGCAGGTGTGAATCCGAAATTCTGTTGCTTTTAGATGGCCATAGGTCCCATGTATCATTAATTCTGGCAGAGTGGGCAAAGGAGAATGGTATAATTTTGTATGTTATACCAGCCCACACAAGCCACCTGCTCCAACCTCTAGATGTAGCCTGTTATGGCCCGTTCCAACGGATGTACCATTCGCGATGCCACAAAATTATCCGTGAGACATCAGCTGCCATCACGCAGTATAATGTTTGTGATATCGTCTGCCACGTTTATCACAAAGCATTGTCAGCAGAAAACCTTCAAGTTGGCTTTCGCAAAACAGGACTGTTCCCCCTAAATAAGGATGCAATTCCCAGGGAAAGTATGTTTCCAGCCCAAGTGTATCATTCAGATGAGACTGATGATTCTGATTTAACTGTAGAGGGAGGGCTACAAATTGGACCTGAAAATGAACACACCAGCACtttttttgaaactgttgaacaaaaaatacgatcagtaaaaaatcaaaaagctAAGAAACCAAGGAAAACGGTTAGTAGACTGGTGTCTGGAAAAGAACTTACCAGTAATGAGGTAATGGAGGCCATACAAAATCATGAACAAAATCAAAAACCTACCTTGAAAAAATCTCAGGAAACACAAAAAGGTAAGCTCGCAGTAAAAAAAGGTAAGCAAATTGTTGCAACAACAGCACCTAGTCCAGTAGCAGGCCCATCTTGTGTTGACAGAGCAGTGGAATGTTCCAGTAACAGCAGTGGCAGTGATGAGGCTTCTGAtgaaaaatattgtgtttgtcaCAGATTCCAACCAAAGGAACTGTCCGGCTGTATTTCTCTGGCATTTGTTAAGTGGGTGCAGTGTGATGGTTTAAAAAATGGCATCCCATGCAAGCACTGGACACACCTAACATTCTGCATACCTGTAAGGTGTGTCAGAAGGGGTGACAAATTCCTGTGCTCCATTGCAATAGCAATGAAGAATAGTTGAAGTCCAACGAACgcttgtaaatatgttaaattgtgttgaaacattttaattattgtacaGTTGACACTCTTTATATGACTAATTAACATTACAACCCAATTACTCAATTGTATCGGCCTAAATAATAAACTGTGTGAATGACGTCAGAGGTCGCGACCTTACATTCATCTGTCAAAATGGCGGACACTGTAAACATGTTGCcaaaaatactgttgttatggATTAGATAGCGCGAGTTGCAGGAAATAAATATGCTCCATTTACTAATGAAATATTGGTTTCTTTCAACAAGGTAAGTTATACAattctttattgtttgtttgttgataatttttaatacaaaacattaacaccGCGAATCAACATACATCGAGGATAATTAATCAGGCTGTCGCCAATTTATTTCACTATATAACTCATGTTCAGCACGAAACGCGTGTTCTacataaattcatatataatcagtttaaaaattgaaatttgtaTAGTTTTTTGGAATACCAATCAATGTATGACGCAGTCAGCCATATAAAAAAGTGTATCAATCATTTTATTCCCGTTCAATATTGATTGATAGAAAAGCAAATGGTCTCGGATTGTTACCCATGTAATAACATATGAATCGCAAGCTCGATCACACAAACGCATCGGAACATCGATAATGCCTGCtgccattttttaatattaaggCATCAGTCCAGCATGGTACTTGATTTCATTACGTGGAAGATGACATGTCGTGAAAACCTGTATCGAAAGAGTCGACATATGTAACATCAAGAGGTATTCGCTATTTCCACACTTAACACATCTGTTTGGTATTTAAAAGGTGAATCCAAATGTTATTTAGTGGACATCCTTGGCAATAACACATCTGATATAACATCACATTTAGTATTTTATAATAATTCTTAATATACTGCTTCAGTAGCAGCATGCTTTTTTTACAACTTACAATAACActatattaaaattgtataaagctTATCGAAATTGGAAATGTAATATATTGAAGGAAAACAAATCAAGCACCGATACTGAATCGATCCCATCTCTCCAAATGAATTGATAATGGTTTATTATGAGATATTCAAGGTAGCAACTAATCAAGGACGGTTATGCTTGTTTTAAGTGGCGTGTTAAAGGTTTATCATCATATTGTTTTCGGATAAAATACAGAGTTAATTATTATACATGTGCTTAGTGTGTGTATGTATATTAATGAGAAAATACGTCCAAACGTATTAGGATATgataaaatatgaacatttgcATAATGTGTGTATATCAGATTTTAcatctttaagaaaaaaacaacaaaaaacaaattcatacaatgcatttgaataaataaatacttaaactACAATAATAATgacacaaacaataaaaagcTTTTCAAAACTAGGACATATgcataaatatgtgtattttaatGAAACAGTTAACGAAAgtttatatgtatacaaacacaagattttttattacaaaaggaaatataattaattataaaaatattgaacATACGTTTACACTTTCAAAAGTTAACTATAAGAAAATAGCCTTTTAATAACAGGTAGATATATGCTTATTTTTGAGTGCTCGATTATGTTGTACATAGCAATATTCATCCTTATTCTATTTATCTACTAATTCGAACATTATTAATTATGCGAAAGGTGTGACTTTTGTAAAAATGCAATTATATTCTTGATTTCCGATATGTATGTTTGCAGCAATTTTATTGCGCTAATTTTTATAAAGATAACATGCTGTATAGAGGTCAATGTACCGTAGAAATAAGTGTTATTCAATTCTGCTCATCACATGTATATGCAAACGAATATTTCACTTGCAGTACTACGTAATGAATTTTAAAAAGTGGTGTTTAAGAACGTTTGTTTTAGAGCATTTTTTTAGGCACTGAAAGTTCTTTCAAACACTTAAAGTGCCGACATATCTGCTCATTATACCTATAAGTATGTAAACTAGTTTAATTAAAAAACCTTCAATTTACAGATCATTGCCAGCTTTCGGAGGATTCTCTGGAAATCATTAAGTCTTTTTCATGATATTTAGCAAGAGTCGTTttgattgttttcattattatctCACAGCAGTAATTGTATGTTAGCTGAATAGTAAAGCAGTTGTAAAACTATTTGATTGCATTAGTGTAGTTGTTGTAGAACAACCTGAAACATTGTCAGTGAAACCAAATAAACGTACAAAACTCCATTACGTTTTCATTCCAGTTtagttttgttgatattttacacAAACACTTtccaatgtttgtaaaaaaaactgtgaACCAGTCGACTTTAACGTGTGCAAATTCTGACGGGAACGTTTGCAAAATTACGTTTCCAAAGGTGACGACGTAATATGATGTAGGCAATTCTCTGGAAATCATTAAGTGttattttcatgataaaattTGCAAGAGTCATGTGCATGTCGTTTTGATTGTTTTGATTATTATATCACTTGTGAAACTACTTGATTGCATTAGTGTAGGTGTTGTAGAAAAACTTGTTGCATTGTCAGTAATACAAAAAAAACGTTCAAAACTCCATGTCGTTTTCattgcagttttgttttttatctttaacacaAACACTTTCAATTTTCGTTGAAAAAAGTGAACCAGTCAACTCTCTCTAACGTGTGCAATTCTGACAGGAACGTGTGCAAAATCACGTTTCCAAAGGTAACGACGTAATATGATATAGGCAACTGACGTATATGGACGTCAGCCCGCCATTTATATGAGATTATGCAACAAGCAATGAACCAAATGCTTACCCCAGACATGACGAATCACCGAAACATGACATAGGCCATTACTTGGTGCGCTCTTCTCTTCTAGTTTGACGTGAACTTATTGTCTCTGTTTGTATATCTATGTAGGTAGACACGATATTGAACTTGatgcaaaacaaatataaagtcATACTTAGTAATTTATCTTAGGCACTATGAAACACACAATTATTTccaaatgttaaaaattaaaataataacaaataaaaaaaaatgtattgttctCGTCATATATATTTCCATTGTGTTTCAgacttttatttaatgtcatttttacTGTAGAACAAGTAATTACACATTAATTGACGTACTCTGCTACTGAgtttaagcaaaaataaaattaCCCCTGCCATGAAGTCGGAACATTCAATACAATTTATAACCGTAATAACTAAGATTTGTATCAAACTTTAAAGAATCGTTTTTAGTGATATGCTACATGTACTATCTTTTTCGTATATAAAGGGTACCGTATCATTCTTTGCTACAAcaattcattttttaacataaacagcataatttgaagactgtattttaattaactttttttatcaTTGTTATCTTATGCAATTGTATGAATAGTATGTCATATGCTTCCGTGTCATACAATTACCTCTCTAAAATAAATGGTGTCAGGTGAAATGCATTAGCAATTACAAACAACTGTCAACAGTATATGGTGTATATTATTAAATTCCACACTATCGTCGAAATCTCGTTTAATCCGGTTTATAGCACGTATATACCTATTAAAATGATATcgtttataaatgaaaaatatttcaaaaacagttttaatttcACAATTATATGATAGTTACAATCTTGGTTATAAAACGATATTAAAACAGCATAAGTTATGTGTTTCGGCATGGTTATTCCTATGATATCTTAACAAGATTATCCACATTTGAAAACATAAGAAAAAACGTTTGTCCTTAATTATAAAATGGTAGAAAAAACGTGGCCTGCTTATAGTACTTGAAGCCACACAACTATttgacatagtaaatttaagtataaattagaaacatattttatctatgccaattagaatatatctggtggttacaaggtagaaatgcGTCTTTttagcgctttaaaacttaaaaataattacgtttgtcgaaatggacgtatacgtctagaaatcctactttcggtttaaaaagcggtaccgtttgaaaaataataaattacttgctatctaggctatagatttaatgttATCTATGCCAActataatatatctggtggttacaaggtagaaatccgtctttttgggctttaaaacctaaaaattatcgcgtttgtcgaaatggacgtatacgtataaaaatcgtactttcggtttttaaagcggtaccgtttgaaaaataataaattacttgctaacgaGGCTAAAgatataatgacaattttgcacactttcaactTGTATCTATtgtattgatttacatgtatttcatttcaaggtcagaggcaaatTGTGTGGCTTTAATACCGTCTCGGAAATATTTTTCAGTACCCACCTAAACATTAACTTATACAcgtaaacatattttacaataaatctACCTATCTTTCGAAGAGCACTACCTTTGACACagtaatatattcatttttcggCTACAACGACTATGCATATTAATATGTACTAACTTTGATTATTTATTCCTTCTCTTTCGTTGCTCTTTTTCTGCTGACTTAATTGCATTGGATATGATTATGAAAACGCGTATTATTATATCGTTCTTCGAGAAATGCATCTTAATTGTTGAACCGAAAGCTAATTAAAGTGCCAATTGCaatgtatacataaaataaatatgaataattgACTAATTAAATACTTAAGTACGAAACAAGGTGCAGCAAGCTGCAACATGCAAGGAAATGTTACAATTACAAGTTACTTAATCTTACATTAAAATACCGAAGTTACAAGTTTATAGTCCTTTTTCTTTCACCGACAACAATAATATCTTTGGTTAGACATCGCAAGAGATCGTAACGAGCTTAAGCGTTGTAAACTCATATGGTTTAAGAGCTAATTGAACTCGCAAATTGTATTACAATTTATTTGTTGACACATCAATTACAAATGCATTCGTTAGAACGAAAGCCATTTCCACTTTTCTGATGAGCATAAAAGACCACGAAACCCAGGAACCGATCGCATCgtctttatttgttgttgttatcaATTGAATGGCTGACACAGATCTAGTTATACTGCTTCGATGATATTTGCGTCATGTAATGATTGGTATCTGTGACTGTTGACGCCATATATTGACAACTGTTATCTTCGTGTTCACACGatacaaatttgccaaatgaatGTCCTGTTTCTGAGACACAAACAAGTCACAACATGTGCAATTCTTCTCGATGCCTGAAAGTATTTGATTCCCACATTGAACATGGTCGTGGCATCAATGCCCGCTACACTAAATCGGCGTAACGATCTGCGTTTGTTGGAGATTTATGTCGAACAATAACTTGATCGTCTACGTGGCAAGAAATTGCATCATGTATATATTGAAGAAAACATTTTTTcggtttatttattttacattaagaGATGACTTGTTATAAAGAATTAAAGAAAAGTTTCACAAGAACCGTAGCGTTTTAAAAAAGATATAGTTTTACTGTACTCAAAAAACACAATCCATAAGTTTATTGaaccaaatacaaatttaaaggaaCTGAACTAAGCCACTTTCGagtattaaatgaatatttcatattgtTTCATTTAGATACATTTTGACAGCATTTTCCTCTTTAAGAAAAAGGTGGCTTCTGCAAATTGTCTGGAGTAAACACTTCATAAACCAGATAATGCATGCATATTATATGTGCTTTGCTGTGGCTTGCATATAAATTAAATTGTCGAATAAAGCTCACTGGTAACAAACCCATGCAATTTTTTTGCAATGTCAATATACACTTAGACAAAAACTTAAAGACAAATGTTAAATACGACGATTTTTCACATTGACAAACGTTGGAAGTTTCTACATAATGTACTGTTATCATTTAGCTTAAATCTTGTTATTTCGTTGCAGAAAtagaatgttattgttttcttcCGGTTTATAACCGTTATAATAGATGTTAATACAATCAGACTAACAAAACGACTTCAACTACATAATAGAACTTATTATGAAAATTGatgtaaaatgacatttataaATACGAACTACAAAAATGTTGGTGCTCTCCTCAGTATCTTCTTATTAATGTGTTTGTTGTTCTATTATCCCcttcttttaaatgtatttcgattccaattacaattaaatttcaCCACAGTCAAAACATCTCATATCTTTCACAGAcgataatataattttttaagtcttcaattgaaatatatttgagtAGCAAGGTCGCTGGCGTTTCCGATTTAAATGACATAATGACAAAATCCAGAATAACTATAACTTTACTAGTGCAAACTGTGAATTTACGCCCCGGATGTATTATCGTTATCGTTTCAACACTGCGTAACAAATGGCACATTGCAATGGTCAAAGTCATCTTGATTGTTGATTGGTCCTATCTCGTTTAAGCCTTGATTTTCAATTTTGGCATAAGTCTCCATTTTTTTTCCGAGTATTGAGATTCTTTGTCGGGTTTCTTATTGTATTCAATTAATAATATAGATTATAGTTAAATGTGTTATGTCAAATAGTTATCGTCCGAAAAGAGTTGAAAATGCAAATTTGCTTTATTACTGGTCATCGTTTTCTGTTGCTTTTGAGCTGTTTTCCTGCGACGGACAATCGCTTCTTTTCTGTAAATGAAGTTCCACGTGTTATAATAAAGTTCGCTCATGCTGCATCAGTTGCAGTTTCATTGAGTTTATATTTCCGAATAATGTTAATGAGAACCAATCtaaatatgatataattataagAAAAGGCATCAACTTAATGCTAAAACATGCAGATAATTAAATGGTTGAACAAACAGGAGGTTAGTTggcaatttttttaaaacacattatCTGTTACAAAACAAACAGATAatgtgtttttaattatactgcCTACTAACCTTGTTTGTACaaccatttaattatttaatcgaagtgaacgcatgtttcaaaaacacataggTATAAGACtttcataataaaaacaaaacgttGTTTGGAAAGCATCACTTGTACTGATTGGATTTTGATGATAAATACAACGAACAATCGCAATTGTTAATagtaatatgaaatatatacataatgATACTGATTTCATACGGTTTTAAATTGATTCCCAATGTCAACCATATATTTCTTTTCACTTTTGAAATGTATAGATAAATATTGTTTCTCAATTTTTCTTCAACTCGTTACATAAATGCTTTAATCTTTAGCAAAGCAACCGTTTTTCATCAAAAGCACAAAACGCGAACCTTGGAATCAAACGCTAAACAGAATATGCGTATACAATATTTGGTAGATACGAACATTGTATATGAAATGCGTTTTTAAATACTGGAATGTACATAACTACTTAATATTCagaatatttaaattgtatactaattatgttttttttttggcaatttatGTTCTCTCTAATCCGcctaaaatacaaaaaaaataattcagacCTTGGAAATGTAATTGTACATTCACgatgaaatatgtttttaagtCATTTTACATAACGCGCTGACCTTAGATATATTAATTTCACTAGACTTAGCTATTTCTGCATTcttatttatatatgaaatacatttcgTGATAGCAAATAACTTATCTTTTTCGACACATGCCTGGTATTTTATTTATCTGCATTTGTGCagaaacatatataaaacaaagcTTTGATTAAAACCGGAATCTGAAAAGACGCTGATTTACGACGTGCTTCATagttataaattaaatacaacgAAACATACTAATTTTACAGTACTGCGTCTACTGATTCTACAGACAGAAACGAACATTGCAAATTATGTTTCTGTATACTTACCGATGCAAGATGAGTGCTTATTGGTAAGATAAAAATAGTTTCTTGTGtggtatgaatgaatctgcacgtAGGACAAACTGACACTAATATTGTTTGTGAAGACACAGAGACTTAAATACAGCACATTTTTAACGTTAGATTTGACGAGTCAAAATACTCATTTTCAGCATACGATAGTAATTGGGAGTAATTTGAACTATGAATGCTCATTAGCTATACAAATGCATATACAACAAAGCTTTATTGTATCTTCAATTGATAAAATGTGTGAAATGATGGACTAAATCTTTACAAGCATTTTTAACTTGATAATATTTATGGGGAGTTATTTTCCTTGCAAGTTACAACATTAAGTAAAATAACGCAGCTGTCAATATATGATATATTGCGTTATTTATTGTTGATCCCCTGATAATATTACGTATAAAAGTCGTGTAATCGTGTAAAATAGTTAtctgatacatatatatatatatatatatatataaataaataaatatatatatatatatatatatatatatatatatatatatatatatatatatatatatatatataccaatacatagtgccagttacgcggtctctgtagttttcagactgtacttacgaggtcaatataaaaaacggggtctatatacaaccccgcaatctaggctcctttaattactatgaggggggtgtaggggaggtaatgcaatcaaatctcacaataaggtcttaaatcgaaaaccacaatcaggtctgaaattgaaattgtatatacctcgcaaataagttcgctatatatttccttgtataagacgttaaataaatgacgtatttatatacaataataatagtaggtacccctatataccttaattcgtgtttatatcggataaaaaagggtatggagatacatgtatttaaagtgggaaccccataacctatttctaaatcagagaccccgtaactggccatatgtgtgaatatatatatatatatatatatatatatatatatatatatatatatatatatatggagagaTAACCGAAAACATATATCAGCAAATAAACTCTCTAAAGCTATATCTTCGTGTAACAACTAACATATATAACTTTAACCGGCTACTAGCGTATTAAAACACTATTTAGAATACAAACTAAAACACCTTTCCTGAATATATAATCGATACAATCTCATTTAAAAGTCTAACAAATTAATAAGACGCGTTGTTGTGAATTTCTAAACATTTTACGCAGCTGCAAACTTGAGGTCTTTTTATTCAAACAATCCTCGATCAAACGATCAATTCAATAAAGCAATACCGTTCAATTCAAAGCAATAccgttttccggatatttccgttTCGTTCAATGGTTTCATAACATATGCTATGTCAGTACATTTACTGAACCATTTGTTTTTATCTTAAATTATCCTTGCTATTTTACTTGCAAATTGAAATTTGATTTATATCTCCATTTCCGTTTAATGCAAACAATACAATACGCGATTTATATTGTAAAGGGCAtgcatataattatttcaaagcaCATGCAAAACTCAGCTATGTTAGTCTAAATAATACGTATTTTATTAAGTTCACAGCACTTGGCGCTAAAATTCGCGTATATGGATTCTCACTTAAAAGTTGTGATGTAATGCGATACTTTGAGGATAAAACACGGCTGAGCCCGGCCGggcagggagcataacggcccaagggccgtttgcgacctggggccgattatcactgcccgtccctgctcagccgtgtattaacgtctattatatatatcttactttgtgttgtttatctttgttttgttctttctcaaaattttattacagaaccagctttccgaacttttattttcattcaattgattatgcaatttatgacgtttttctgtgacgtaatttctgtcaCGAAAAACACCAGTTTTAGCTATTCGGACGTGAaaggtttattttaaatatgtttgaagcatggaacgaaaaaaaaaacctATTTCGGATTGTGCATTTGTCATGAATAATTGGAAGCTTTGATAAAATTCTTGTTatcgctccgacaagtcattcgattttgtaaatcgtgttttggTGACAGTGGTTAGCATTCGCTACAATCGTTTAGAAAAatgtgattcaaaataaatatagataaacggATAGAATTACAGAAAACGGAATGCAAAtcgttgttattttgttattataagcatcggattaaagttgtcatagaggtaagtgtgtcttttacctttttaattttgctgttttgttaaTCCTATTAAAAGCTCAAATAGAGTCATCAATCTAATGTGAAGcatagtttcagtttcaatcgatttgtattatccaaattgcgTGCTTCCTGTCATTAAATAATCTAATTATGATTGGTTATTTCGTTGATGtgtggctaagactgaatgtggacgccattttttccagttgaacgtcacgcgcacacattccCGTGAGGGCCGATTAATTATAATGAACCCGCAacggtgataatggcatgaaaaaCTGTACACATGTGTTACTAtgtatagtaaggtatgtattatgtAAAAATTAGTATTCATGTTGTATTCTAAGAGCATAACATTTAATGAGAACATTTATTCACGTTTCGTCATATTCACAGGATATTTTAAAAGTATGGTAAAACcaattaaatgtttcttttagaATAATTCAaagtatgtatgaaaacattGGCTCTAATAATATTAAAGGGATCAATGACATTAGGCGTCTTTCTTAGAAGCCTATGACTGCCAT
Encoded proteins:
- the LOC127872226 gene encoding uncharacterized protein LOC127872226, which gives rise to MRVVKPRALDHVRAKMASETMVSNFFENYQKCLQKHDLQDKPHLLYNIDEKGVSIDHKPPYIVASSNYPAQAVTSGKGKTVTIIGAGSASGTAVPPFFVFPGKRMNSDLWKGASPGVSGTMSESGWSNTQVFIKYLTKHFIQFMPGRCESEILLLLDGHRSHVSLILAEWAKENGIILYVIPAHTSHLLQPLDVACYGPFQRMYHSRCHKIIRETSAAITQYNVCDIVCHVYHKALSAENLQVGFRKTGLFPLNKDAIPRETPSPVAGPSCVDRAVECSSNSSGSDEASDEKYCVCHRFQPKELSGCISLAFVKWVQCDGLKNGIPCKHWTHLTFCIPVRCVRRGDKFLCSIAIAMKNS